TCTGGCCGGGTTCGGCGCGGAAGGAGACGCCGTGCAGGACGTCGGAGCCGCCGCGCGTGTCCAGGGCGGCGACCTCCTCCAGCGAGGCGAGGGAGACCTTGTCGGCGGAGGGGTAGGCGAAGCGGACGGCGTCGAATTCCACGGACGCCGGTCCCTCGGGCACCTTCCGTGCTTCCGGCTTGTCCTCGATGAGGGGCTTCAGGTCGAGCACCTCGAAGACGCGCTCGAAGCTGACCAGGGCGCTCATGACCTCGACGCGCGCCCCGGCGAGCGAGGTGAGCGGCGCGTACAGACGGGTCAGCAGCAGGGCCAGCGCGACGACCGCGCCGGGCTCCAGGGTGCCGCGCAGCGCGAACCAGCCGCCGAGCCCGTACACGAGGGCGAGGGCCAGCGCCGACACCAGCGTCAGGGCGGTGATGAACGCGGACTGCGCCATCGCCGTACGCACCCCGATGTCCCGCACCCGCCGGGCGCGCGCCGCGAACTCGGCGGACTCGTCCTCGGGCCGCCCGAAGAGCTTGACGAGGGTGGCGCCGGGCGCGGAGAACCGCTCGGTCATCCGGGTGCCCATGGCGGCGTTGAGGTTCGCGGCCTCCCGCTGGAGTCTGGCCATCCGGCTGCCCATCCGGCGTGCGGGCACCACGAACACCGGCAGCAGGACCAGTGCGAGCAGGGTGATCTGCCAGGACAGGGTGAGCATGACGGCGAGGGTGAGCACCAGCGTCACAAGGTTGCTGACGACGCCGGAGAGGGTGTTGCTGAAGGCGCGTTGGGCGCCGATGACGTCGTTGTTGAGACGACTGACGAGCGCTCCCGTACGGGTACGTGTGAAGAACGCGACCGGCATGCGCTGCACATGATCGAACACAGCCGTCCGCAGATCGAGGATCAGTCCCTCGCCGAGCGTCGACGAAAGCCGACGGCCGACGAGCCCGAGCGCCGCCTCGGCGAGCGCTATGACGGCGATGAGCACGGCAAGGCGGATGACGGTGCCCTCGTCGCCGCCGGACACGATGGCGTCCACGACGCTCCCCGCGAGCACCGGCGTCGCGACAGCGAGCAGCGCGGTCACCACGCTGAGCACGACGAACTGGGCGATACGGCGGCGGTGCGGGCGGGCGAAGGCGGCGATGCGGCGCAGCGTCGCGCGGGCGAAGGGTCGGCGCTCCTGCTGCGCGTTCATGACGCTGTGCAGCTGGGTCCAGGCTGTGGTCTCCATGCTCATGAGACAGACGGTATGACCTCAAGCAATATCGAGGTCAACACTCGCGTGAACGGCACCCCCTGGAAGGACCCGATGACGGGCCCGGCGCGTCAGCCGCCGTCCCCGTCCCCGTCCCCGGCGTGCCCAGCGCGTCAGCCGCCGTCCCCGCCTCCGGCGTGTCAGCCGCCGTCCCCGTCCCGGCAACCTCACGTTGACCTGGTGTGGAAAGCCTCTCCCGATGTGATGGTCGCTCGATTCCCCCAACGGTTTGCCGGACGCCTCCCCGTTCGGCAGATCCTCTGTCTGCTCCCGCTCGCACTGGTGCTGGTGGTCGCCGGGCGCCACTGGTCCGTACTCGCCGAGGGGTTCGGGCATCTGGCGACGGCGCACTGGCCGTGGCTGCTGGCCGCCGGCGCCGCGACTTGCCTGACCTGGGTCGCCGCGGCGGTCACGCGGCAGGGAGCACTCGTCGAGCGGCTGCCCGCGCTCCGGTTGCTCGTCACGCAGTTCGCCGCGGGCGCGGCCAACCACCTCCTGCCCACCGGCCTGGGCGCCAGCGCGGTCAATCTGCGCTTCATGGCGGTGTGCGGCGTCCCGCTGGCCCGCTCGTCGGCGGCGGTCGCGCTGTACCTCCTCGCGGAGTCGGTCGCGCGCGTGGGCCTGCTGCTCACCCTGCTGATCGTCTTCCCGAACGCGCTGCGGATCGGCACGCTCATTCCGCAGGGCGCCGTCGGGCCCTTGCTGCTGACGCTCGCTGCACTGGCGTGCGTCGCGCTGAGCTCCCTCGTACTCGTACGGAAGCTGCGCGCAGCGGTGCTCTCCTTCCTGCGCACCGCGCTCGGCGAGGCCCGCTCCGTGCACACGCGGCCTTCCCGCGCGCTCGCTCTGTGGGGCGGTTCGCTCGCCTTCCCGACCCTGCAGGCGGCCGGACTGGTCGCCGTGGGGCTGGCGCTGGACCTGCCGGTGCCGCCGGCGCACATGGTGGTCGCGTATCTCGCGGCCACGGTCGCCGTGGCCCTGGTCCCCACGCCTGGCGGCCTCGGCTCCGTGGAGGCCGCGCTCATCGTGACGCTCGTCGCGGCGGGCGGTCCGGTGGCCTTGGTGACGGCGGTGGTGCTGGCGTACCGGATCATCACGGTGTGGCTGCCGTTGCTCCCGGGGGCGCTGACGCTCGGGGCGCTGGTCCGCTGGAAGGTGATCTGAGCCGAACCCCCGGGCCCCTTCCCGGCGTGGGCCGTGCATTCCACCGGCAGTCGTGATACCGAGGGGTAACTTCGGCGCGCGGTGAGCACGCCGGTCGGGAGAAGGTCGGGAGAAGGGGACAGCACCATGCCGGTCCGTATCGAACGTGAGGGTTACGTCACCACGGTCGTCCTCTCGCGCCCCGAGGCCCGCAACGCGGTGGACGGACCGACCGCCGCCGAACTCGCCGACGCCTTCCGGGAGTTCGAGACCGATGAAGGGGCCAGGGTCGCGGTGCTGTGGGGCGAGGGCGGCACGTTCTGCGCGGGCGCGGACCTGAAGGCGATCGGCACCGAACGCGGCAACCAGGTCACCGAGGACGGCGACGGGCCGATGGGCCCCACCCGGATGCTGCTGTCCAAGCCGGTGATCGCGGCGGTCGCGGGACACGCCGTGGCCGGGGGCCTGGAGCTGGCGCTCTGGTGCGATCTGCGGGTCGCCGAGGAGGACGCCGTCTTCGGCGTCTTCTGCCGCCGCTGGGGCGTGCCGCTGATCGACGGCGGCACCGTACGGCTCCCCCGCCTCATCGGCACCAGCCGTGCGATGGACATGATCCTCACCGGCCGCCCGGTCACCGCCCCCGAGGCGTACGAGATGGGCCTCGCCAACCGCCTCGTCCCGACCGGCCGCGCCCGCGCGGAGGCGGAGCAACTCGCCGCCGCCATCGCCGACTTCCCGCAGTCCTGCCTCCGCAGCGACCGTGCCTCCGTCCTCGACCAGGAGGGCCTGGTCGAGCAGACGGCGATGCGCACCGAACTCCGTTACGGCATGGGCGTGTTGGCGGAGAGCCTGGAAGGTGCCGCCCGCTTCGCGTCGGGAGCCGGGAGGCACGGTTCGTTCAGCGGACTGTGACGCGGTCCGGTCCCCCGGCGGGATCGACCGCGCCCATCCACGGGGGTGACGCGACACATCCAGGCCATCTCGGGCGCGGCAACACAGGGGTAAGCCGCTTGCCTCAACTCTTCGGCGTACGGGGCAAGTTCGACGTATACGCTCTTCGTCCGACGGTCCTGCCGCACAAGCGCGCCCATGACTGGTTCGCCCGTCGACAGGTTCCGGGCGAGGAAGGTCTCCCCTGCCGCCGTCAATGGCCTTTCCGCGCAGGCCTGGTGACGGGCACGCAGCCCAATGCGGCAGGATGAGCGGTCGCCCCGGATTCGCGAACACCAGTCCGGGCGTGATCGTGCATTCCCGAATTCGAGCAGGTGGCAAGTGACGACACAGCACATCCGGCCCACGGGCCTTCTCCGCGGTCACCAGGGAGGTCATCGATGACGCGCTCACTCACCCTGGACGACTGGATGATCGCCGGAATCGCCGTCGCCGCGGGTCTTCTGGCGGCGTTCCTGCTGCGCATACTGCTGCGCTGGCTGGGCAAGCACGCGGACCGCACCCGCTGGAGCGGCGACGAGGTCATCGTGGCCGCCCTGCGGACCGTGGGCCCGTGGGCGGCGATCGTGGGCGGCGCGGCCACCGCGGGGGCGGCGCTGCCCCTCACGAAGACGGTCCAGCGCAACGTGAACCAGTCCCTGACCGTGCTGCTCATCCTCGTGGTGACGGTGGCGGCGGCCCGGATGGTCGCCGGTCTGGTGCGCACGGTCACACAGTCACGCTCCGGGGTCGCCGGGTCGGCCACGATCTTCGTCAACATCACCCGGGTCGTGGTCCTGGCGATCGGCTGCCTGGTGGTGCTGCAGACGCTGGGCATTTCCATAGCCCCGCTGCTCACCGCCCTGGGCGTTGGGGGTCTCGCCGTCGCGCTCGCCCTCCAGGACACCCTCGCCAACCTCTTCGCGGGCATCCACATCCTCGCCTCGAAGACCGTCCAGCCCGGCGACTACATCAGGCTGAGCAGCGGCGAGGAGGGCTACGTCGTCGACATCAACTGGCGGCAGACCACCATCCGCAACCTCTCCAACAACCTGGTCATCATCCCCAACGGCCAGCTCGCGGGGACCAACATGACCAACTACAACCGGCCCGAGCAGCAGCTGACCATCCTGGTTCAGGTGGGCGTCGCCTACGACAGTGACCTGGAGCACGTCGAGCAGGCCACGACCGAGGTGGTCGCGGAGGTGATGAACGACATCACCGGCGCCGTCCCGGACCACGAGCCCGCCATCCGCTTCCACACGTTCGGCGACTCCCGCATCGGCTTCACCGTGATCCTCGGCGTGGGCGAGTTCAGCGACCAGTACCGGATCAAGCACGAGTTCATCAAGCTCCTGCACAAGCGCTACCGCCTCGAGGGCATCCGGATTCCGGCGCCCGCGCGGACGGTGGCACTGCAGCCAGGCGGTGCGGAGCTCCTGGAGTCGGGCATCCCGCACCAGCGCGAGGCCACCACCCAGACGTAGCACCGGACCGTGCGCCGGACGTAGCACCGGGCGGAGCGTTTCCGCCCGGCTGCGCGTGCTGCCAGGCTCGGCGACAGAGGCCCGAGGCAGACCCCTGTCGAGCCGGGGTCGCTCACGAGATATCTTGATGTCGAGCAATGTTGCAGACGTGGAGCGGAGCACCCGGTGACTGACTCGACCATCATCTATACGCACACTGACGAGGCCCCGGCCCTGGCGACGTATTCGTTCCTGCCGGTGGTCCAGGCGTACGCCTCGCAGGCGGGTGTCACTGTGGAGACCCGTGACATCTCGCTGGCCGGGCGCATCATCGCCCTCTTCCCCGAGTTCCTCCAGGAGGGCCAGCGCATCGCCGACGCCCTCCACGAGCTCGGTGAGCTGGCCAAGACGCCCGAGGCGAACATCATCAAGCTGCCGAACGTCTCGGCGTCGATCCCGCAGCTGAGGGCCGCGATCGCCGAGCTGCAGGTGCAGGGCTACGCGCTTCCGGACTACCCGGACGACCCGAAGTCGGACGAGGAGCGCGACATCCGCGCCCGTTACGACAAGGTCAAGGGCTCCGCCGTGAACCCGGTGCTGCGCGAGGGCAACTCCGACCGCCGCGCCCCCGCGTCGGTCAAGAACTACGCCAAGACCCACCCGCACCGCATGGGCGCGTGGTCGTCGGACTCGAAGACGAACGTCGCCACCATGGGCGTCGACGACTTCCGCTCCACCGAGAAGTCCGCCGTGATCTCCGAGGCCGGCTCGCTCCGTATCGAGCTGGCGGGCGACGACGGCTCCACCACCGTGCTGCGTGAGTCCGTCCCCGTCCTCGCGGGCGAGGTCGTCGACGCCTCCGTCATGCACGTCGCGCCGCTGCGGGAGTTCCTCACGGCGCAGATCGCCCGTGCCAAGGCCGAGGGCGTGCTGTTCTCGGTGCACCTCAAGGCCACGATGATGAAGGTCTCCGACCCGATCATCTTCGGTCACGTCGTACGCGCCTTCTTCCCGAAGACCTTCGCCAAGTACGGCGAGACCTTCGCCGCCGCGGGTCTCACCCCGAACGACGGTCTCGGCGGCATCTACAAGGGCCTGGAGGCCCTGCCCGAGGGTGCCGAGATCAAGGCCTCCTTCGACGCCGAGCTCGCCGAGGGCCCGGAGCTGGCCATGGTCGACTCCGACAAGGGCATCACCAACCTGCACGTCCCGTCCGACGTGATCGTCGACGCCTCCATGCCGGCGATGATCCGCACCTCCGGGCACATGTGGGGCGCGGACGGCCAGGAGCACGACACCCTCGCGGTCCTGCCGGACAGCAGCTACTCCGGTGTCTACCAGGTCGTCATCGACGACTGCCGCGCCAACGGCGCCTTCGACCCGGCGACGATGGGCTCGGTCCCCAACGTCGGGCTGATGGCGCAGAAGGCCGAGGAGTACGGCAGCCACGACAAGACCTTCGAGATCCCGACCACCGGCACGGTCCGTCTCGTCGACCAGGCCGGGAACGTCGTCCTGGAGCAGGTCGTCTCCGCCGGCGACATCTTCCGCGCCTGCCAGGCCAAGGACGCCCCGATCCGCGACTGGGTCAAGCTCGCCGTCACCCGCGCCCGCGCCACCGGCGACCCGGCGGTGTTCTGGCTGGACGAGAACCGCGCCCACGACGCCGTGCTCATCGAGAAGGTCAAGCAGTACCTGCCGGAGCACGACACCGAGGGCCTGGACATCCGCATCCTGTCCCCGGAGGAGGCCACCAAGCTCTCCGTGGAGCGCATCCGCCGCGGCGAGAACACCATCTCCGTCACCGGCAACGTGCTGCGTGACTACCTGACCGACCTGTTCCCGATCCTGGAGCTGGGCACCAGCGCCAAGATGCTGTCGGTCGTCCCGCTGATGGCCGGCGGCGGCCTCTTCGAGACGGGCGCCGGCGGCTCCGCGCCGAAGCACGTCCAGCAGTTGGTCAAGGAGAACTACCTGCGCTGGGACAGCCTGGGCGAGTTCTTCGCGCTCGCGGCCAGCTTCGAGCACCTCGCGACGACCACGGGCAACGCGCGCGCCCAGGTCCTCGCCGACACCCTCGACCGCGCGACGGCGACCTTCCTCAACGAGGACAAGTCGCCGACCCGTCGCGTCGGTGGCATCGACAACCGCGGCAGCCACTTCTACCTGTCCCTGTACTGGGCGCAGGAGCTGGCGGGCCAGACCGACGACGCGGACCTCGCCAAGGCGTTCGGCCCGCTCGCCGAGAAGCTCACCGCGCAGGAGCAGACGATCGTCGGCGAGCTGATCGCGGTCCAGGGCTCCCCGGCCGACATCGGCGGCTACTACCAGCCCGACGCGGCCAAGGCCGCGGCCGTCATGCGCCCGTCGACGACCTGGAACGAGGCGCTGGCGACCCTCGCCTGACGCACACACCACCCCGTGGACCCAGGTCCGTGGCTGTGCCGCCCCGGCCGGATCTTCCGGCCGGGGCGGCCCGCGTTGTGGACCTGGGCCCGCGTTGCGGGGCGCCTACTCCATCCGCGCGCCAGGGAGGTGACAGGGGCTGCCCACCTGGGTGACCGGCGGTGGCGAGTGGGTGATCAGCGGTGGCGAGCCGTCACCCCCGCTCATAGCTTCGGCCTATGACGAAACGACAGATGGCCTACCTCGCGTGCACCGCCGCCGTCATGGCAACGGCGCTGGGCGCCGCCCCGTCCGCCGACCACGGGACAGTGCACCGGGTCAGTCCAGGTGAATCCATCCAGCAGGCGGTGAACGCCGCGAAGCCGGGGGACACGGTCCTCCTCTCCCCCGGTACCTACCGCGAGAGCGTCCGCGTCACGGTGTCGGACCTGACGCTGCGGGGCTCCGGCGCCGGCTCCGCCGTCATCGTGCCGGGCAAGTCCTCCGCAGGTGACCCGTGCGCCAAGGCCGGCAACGGCATCTGCGTGACCGGCACGGACGCCAGCCCCGTCGCGCGCGTCACCGTCCGCTCACTGACCCTCAGAGGCTTCGCCAAGCACGGCCTGTGGGCGTCGAGGACCGACCGGCTGATCGTCAGGGGAGTGACCGCCGAGAAGAACGGCCAGTGGGGCATCGCCCAGGAGCGGTCCGTCCGCGGGGTCTTCCGCGACAACACCGCCAAGGACAACGCCGACGCCGGCCTGTTCCTCTCCAACACGGTCGACACCGAGGAGGGAGCCCGGGACGCCAAGGGGACGGTGGTCAGCCACAACCGTCTCCTCGACAACCGGATCGGTGTCACGGTGCGGCGGCTGCGGAACCTGACCGTCGATCACAACGAGGCTACCGGGAACTGCTCCGCGGTGTTCGTCGTGGGTGACGAGTCGAAGCCCCGCGCCGGAGCGCTGAGCGTGCACCACAACTACATCCACGCCAACAACAAGTACTGCCCGAAGACCCCCCGGCTGCCCGCCCTGCAGGGCTCGGGCATCGTCCTCACCGGTACCGAGGACGCCCTGGTGACGCGGAACCGGGTCGAGGACAACGTGGGCTCATCCCCGCTGTCGGGCGGCATCGTGCTGTTCAAGAGCTTCGTGGGTGCCCTCAACGAGCGCAACGAGATCCGCGACAACGTGGTCCTGCGCAACGGCTCGGCCGATCTGGCCAACCGGGACGCCGGCAAGGGCAACACCTTCCACCGCAACAGGTGCGAGGTCTCCGAGCCCGCCGGAATGTGCTGACCCGTCAGCTCAGCCAGCCGGAGTGAGCTGACCCGTCAGCTCCCCGGCACCCCCACACGGCACCACAGCAGAAGCGAGGCACTAGATGACCACCGTTGATCAGGCTCCCCCGCCGCCCATGCGGCTGAGGGAGCTCGTGTTCGGGGCGGCATGCGCCGCCGCCGTACGCGCGGCCGCCCGACTGGGTGTGGCCGACGCCCTGGACGACACCCCCATGAACGTGGACGACCTGGCGGCGGCGGTGAAGACCCAGCCGCAGACACTGCGTCGGCTGCTGCGCGCACTGTCCTGCCAGGGGGTTTTCACGGAGCTCCCGGACGGCACGTTCGCGCATACGGCGATGTCCCGGCTGCTGCGCGAGGACGATCCGCAGAGCCTGCGGTACATCGCGCTGTGGTGCACCGAGCCGTGGACGTGGAACGTCTGGCCGAAGCTCGACGAGGCGGTGCGCTCCGGCCGCAACGTCTTCGAGGAGGTGTACGACAGGGAGTTCTTCGAGTACCTCAACGAAGAGGCCCCCGAGTCGGCGCACGTGTTCAACCGGGCCATGACGACGTCCAGCGAGCAGTCGGCGCGGGACGTTGCGAACCTCCTCGACATGCGGGGCGTTTCCTCGGTCGCGGACATCGGTGGCGGTCAGGGCCAGGTCGTGGTCAGTCTGCTGGAGAAGTACCCCACGATGCACGGCACCCTGCTCGACCTGCCGGGTGTGGTGGAGAACGCCGATCCACGCCTGCGCAAGGGCGGCTCGCTGGCCGACCGGGTGCGGATCGTGGCAGGCGACTGCCGCGAGGACATCCCGGTCCAGGCGGACATGTACATCATCAAGAACATCCTGGAGTGGGACGACGAGAGCACCCGCAGGGCGCTGTCGAACGTCCGCAAGGCGGCGCGGCCCGGTGCCCGCGTCGTCGTCATCGAGAACCTCGTGGACGACACCCCGTCGATGAAGTTCACGACGGCGATGGACCTTCTGCTGCTGCTCAACGTCGGCGGCGCGAAGCACACCCGCAAGAGCATGGTCGACCGGCTGTCCGACGCGGGTCTGGTCATCGGCGAGGTACGCCCGGTCAACGCGTACCTCCACGCCTTCGAGTGCACCATCCCCGCCTGACCGGGGCACAACCCGAGGCCGCCGGCTCCGCGTCTTTCGCGGGACCGGCGGCCTCGGGTTGTCTCCGGGCGCTCGCTCAGGAGCGGGCGTCCCGCTCCCAGCGGTAGAAGCACTGCGCCATGGCGTCCTTGGGGCTGCGCCATGTCTGCGGGTCGTACGCGCTGACGTACGCCGACAGCTTCTCGCTGATGCCGCGGAACTCGGAGTGCCCGGCCACCTTGGCGATGGCGGGTTCCGGGTCCTGTTCGGATTCGATGAGGTGCAGGTACACATCACCGAACTGGAAGAGGCTGCGCCGGTTGACGCCGATCAGATGCGGGAGTTCGCCGCTGTCGGAGGCGGCGAAGATGTCGGCGATCGCCGGCGCCGAATTCGGCGCCATGCGTGCCACGATCAGGGCGTTGTGCATCGGGGTCGTGTCCTTCCTTCGCCGGCGGTCAGCCGGGCATGACGGGCGCGCTGCGGCGGTCGCGGGCGACCTGTTCGATCCGGTCCCGGATCAGGGCCATCTGCGTGACGGAGTTGCGGTTGATGTTGTCCGTCATCCAGGCGTCGTCGACCGGGGCGTCGGGCTTCATCGCGAAGTCCTGCGTCCAGTGCATCTCGGTGCCCTGCGCGGTCTCCTTGTACTCCCACCGGATGTTCATGTGGGCGAAGGGGCCCGTCTCGACCCGGCGGGCCACGACGGTCCGCCGGGCACGGTCCATGGTCCGTTCCGACACCCAGCTCCAGACCTTGCCGTTCTCGTCCGGGTGCATGGTCAGACGGAAGGTCGTCGTGTCGCCGTCACGGGAGAGCACCTCCAGGGAGGCGTACTCGCTGAAGAGCTGCGGCCAGTTCTCGATGTCGTTGGTCATGTCCCAGACGAGGTCGAGAGGGGCGTCGATGGTGATGCTGTTCTCGGTGTGTCCTGCCACTTCAGGCTCCAGCCTTGAGGGTGTTGTTGACGAGGTCGAGGAATTCGCGGGGGGTCTTGCAGCGCTCGGCGTCGACGGGGAGCGGACGGCTGTACCGGTTCTCCAGCTCGCCGACGATGCCCAGCAGGCCGAGTGAGTCGAGGCCGAGGGTGCCGAAGGGCGAGTCCGACGAGGTTTCGAGGTCGCGGGGGTCGACGGTGACACCGGCCGCCTGCTTCATCAGCGTGGCCAGTTCGCCGACGGTCACTTCGATCATCATGAGTGTGTTCTCCTTCCCGCCCGGTCCTACCGGGCGGAGTCGCCGCCGCGGCGCACGACCAGCGCCGCGTTGGAGCCCATGAGTCCCCTGCTGAGGACCAGGGCCGTGTGCAGCTCGGCGGGGCGAGCGTGGGACATCACCAGGTCGAGGTCGTGGCAGATGTCGAACACGTTGGGGGTTGGGGGTATCTGGCCGTGTTCCATGGCGAGCACGGCGGCCGCGGTGTCCAGCACGGGGGCCGCGCAGTAGCTCCGCCCGCTGCCGGTCTTGGGTGCGGTGACGGGTACGCGCGTGCCGTGCGCCCCCAGGACATCGGCGATGGCCAGCGCTTCGGCGCGGTCCGCCTCCGGTACGCCCAGGGCGTCGGCGAACACGACGTCGATCTCCTCCGGGGCGCACCCCGCCTCGTCGAGGGCGCCCCGGATCGCGTGGGCGAGCCCCTCTCTGGTCCGCTTCCAGCGGGAGGCCCCGGTGAACGTCGCGGCATGCCCGGCCACGGTGGCCCGGACGGCCGCTCCGCGCTCGCGGGCCCGGGCCTCGTCCTCGACGACGAGCATGGCGCCGCCCTCCGCGGGCGCGAACCCGCGGGCCCCCTCGGTGAAGGGGCGGTAGGCGCGTTCGGGGTCCTCGCTGGTGCTGAGCTCGGGGTAGCCGAGCTGGCAGACCATCGAGTACGGGGCGAGGGGCGCCTCCGCGGCTCCGACGACCACCGCGCCGGTTCCGCGCCGTACCACCCGGGCCGCGTGCGCGATGGAGTCCAGGCCACCCGCCTCGTCGCTCGCGACCACTCCACAGGGCCCCTTGAAGCCGCTCCGGATGGAGATCTGGCCGGTGCTGGCGGCGTAGAACCAGGCGATGGACTGGTACGGGCCGACGAACCGCGATCCCTGTCCCCAGAGCTTCTGGAGTTCCCGCTGTCCGAACTCACCGCCACCGGATCCGGCGGCGGTCACCACGCCTATGGAGTACGGGTCCTCGGGGTCACGGCTGAGGCCCGCGTCGTCGAGGGCGAGGGCCGCCGCGGCCATGGCGAAGTGGCTGAACCGGTCGGTCTGGACGAGGAAGCGCTCCTCGATGATGGCCGCGGCGTCGAAGGACCGGACCTCACCCGCGACACTGAGCGGCAGGTGCCCGCATCCCTCGCGGCTGATCCGGTCCAGGACGCAGAGGCCTTCCCTGATGGACTTCCAGTACGTGTCGGCTCGCAGTCCGTTGGGCGCGACCACACCGATCCCGGTGATGGCCGTGCCCGTGGGGCGTCGATTGGTCATGGTGTCCTCCCGCCCGGCCCTGTCAGGAGCACCGCGGACTGGAATCCGCCGAATCCGCTGCCGACGGAGAGCACGTTCTTCAGCTTCCGCGGGCGTGCGGTGCGCGGCACGTAGTCCAGGTCGCACTCGGGGTCGGGGGTCTCGTAGTTCGCCGTCGGCGGTACCACCTGGTGCGTCAGAGCGAGGACGCAGGCGACGACCTCTATCGCACCGATCGCGCCCAGTGAGTGCCCCACCATGGATTTGATGGAGCTCATCGGGATGTCGTAGGCGTGGTCGCCCAGGGACCGCTTGACCGCCGCGGTCTCGTGCCGGTCG
This genomic interval from Streptomyces dengpaensis contains the following:
- a CDS encoding right-handed parallel beta-helix repeat-containing protein, translating into MTKRQMAYLACTAAVMATALGAAPSADHGTVHRVSPGESIQQAVNAAKPGDTVLLSPGTYRESVRVTVSDLTLRGSGAGSAVIVPGKSSAGDPCAKAGNGICVTGTDASPVARVTVRSLTLRGFAKHGLWASRTDRLIVRGVTAEKNGQWGIAQERSVRGVFRDNTAKDNADAGLFLSNTVDTEEGARDAKGTVVSHNRLLDNRIGVTVRRLRNLTVDHNEATGNCSAVFVVGDESKPRAGALSVHHNYIHANNKYCPKTPRLPALQGSGIVLTGTEDALVTRNRVEDNVGSSPLSGGIVLFKSFVGALNERNEIRDNVVLRNGSADLANRDAGKGNTFHRNRCEVSEPAGMC
- a CDS encoding mechanosensitive ion channel family protein, which produces MTRSLTLDDWMIAGIAVAAGLLAAFLLRILLRWLGKHADRTRWSGDEVIVAALRTVGPWAAIVGGAATAGAALPLTKTVQRNVNQSLTVLLILVVTVAAARMVAGLVRTVTQSRSGVAGSATIFVNITRVVVLAIGCLVVLQTLGISIAPLLTALGVGGLAVALALQDTLANLFAGIHILASKTVQPGDYIRLSSGEEGYVVDINWRQTTIRNLSNNLVIIPNGQLAGTNMTNYNRPEQQLTILVQVGVAYDSDLEHVEQATTEVVAEVMNDITGAVPDHEPAIRFHTFGDSRIGFTVILGVGEFSDQYRIKHEFIKLLHKRYRLEGIRIPAPARTVALQPGGAELLESGIPHQREATTQT
- a CDS encoding crotonase/enoyl-CoA hydratase family protein, with the protein product MPVRIEREGYVTTVVLSRPEARNAVDGPTAAELADAFREFETDEGARVAVLWGEGGTFCAGADLKAIGTERGNQVTEDGDGPMGPTRMLLSKPVIAAVAGHAVAGGLELALWCDLRVAEEDAVFGVFCRRWGVPLIDGGTVRLPRLIGTSRAMDMILTGRPVTAPEAYEMGLANRLVPTGRARAEAEQLAAAIADFPQSCLRSDRASVLDQEGLVEQTAMRTELRYGMGVLAESLEGAARFASGAGRHGSFSGL
- a CDS encoding NADP-dependent isocitrate dehydrogenase; protein product: MTDSTIIYTHTDEAPALATYSFLPVVQAYASQAGVTVETRDISLAGRIIALFPEFLQEGQRIADALHELGELAKTPEANIIKLPNVSASIPQLRAAIAELQVQGYALPDYPDDPKSDEERDIRARYDKVKGSAVNPVLREGNSDRRAPASVKNYAKTHPHRMGAWSSDSKTNVATMGVDDFRSTEKSAVISEAGSLRIELAGDDGSTTVLRESVPVLAGEVVDASVMHVAPLREFLTAQIARAKAEGVLFSVHLKATMMKVSDPIIFGHVVRAFFPKTFAKYGETFAAAGLTPNDGLGGIYKGLEALPEGAEIKASFDAELAEGPELAMVDSDKGITNLHVPSDVIVDASMPAMIRTSGHMWGADGQEHDTLAVLPDSSYSGVYQVVIDDCRANGAFDPATMGSVPNVGLMAQKAEEYGSHDKTFEIPTTGTVRLVDQAGNVVLEQVVSAGDIFRACQAKDAPIRDWVKLAVTRARATGDPAVFWLDENRAHDAVLIEKVKQYLPEHDTEGLDIRILSPEEATKLSVERIRRGENTISVTGNVLRDYLTDLFPILELGTSAKMLSVVPLMAGGGLFETGAGGSAPKHVQQLVKENYLRWDSLGEFFALAASFEHLATTTGNARAQVLADTLDRATATFLNEDKSPTRRVGGIDNRGSHFYLSLYWAQELAGQTDDADLAKAFGPLAEKLTAQEQTIVGELIAVQGSPADIGGYYQPDAAKAAAVMRPSTTWNEALATLA
- a CDS encoding lysylphosphatidylglycerol synthase transmembrane domain-containing protein; translation: MVARFPQRFAGRLPVRQILCLLPLALVLVVAGRHWSVLAEGFGHLATAHWPWLLAAGAATCLTWVAAAVTRQGALVERLPALRLLVTQFAAGAANHLLPTGLGASAVNLRFMAVCGVPLARSSAAVALYLLAESVARVGLLLTLLIVFPNALRIGTLIPQGAVGPLLLTLAALACVALSSLVLVRKLRAAVLSFLRTALGEARSVHTRPSRALALWGGSLAFPTLQAAGLVAVGLALDLPVPPAHMVVAYLAATVAVALVPTPGGLGSVEAALIVTLVAAGGPVALVTAVVLAYRIITVWLPLLPGALTLGALVRWKVI
- a CDS encoding TcmI family type II polyketide cyclase; the encoded protein is MHNALIVARMAPNSAPAIADIFAASDSGELPHLIGVNRRSLFQFGDVYLHLIESEQDPEPAIAKVAGHSEFRGISEKLSAYVSAYDPQTWRSPKDAMAQCFYRWERDARS
- a CDS encoding ABC transporter ATP-binding protein, which encodes METTAWTQLHSVMNAQQERRPFARATLRRIAAFARPHRRRIAQFVVLSVVTALLAVATPVLAGSVVDAIVSGGDEGTVIRLAVLIAVIALAEAALGLVGRRLSSTLGEGLILDLRTAVFDHVQRMPVAFFTRTRTGALVSRLNNDVIGAQRAFSNTLSGVVSNLVTLVLTLAVMLTLSWQITLLALVLLPVFVVPARRMGSRMARLQREAANLNAAMGTRMTERFSAPGATLVKLFGRPEDESAEFAARARRVRDIGVRTAMAQSAFITALTLVSALALALVYGLGGWFALRGTLEPGAVVALALLLTRLYAPLTSLAGARVEVMSALVSFERVFEVLDLKPLIEDKPEARKVPEGPASVEFDAVRFAYPSADKVSLASLEEVAALDTRGGSDVLHGVSFRAEPGQTVALVGSSGAGKSTIAQLLPRLYDTDEGAVRIGGVDVRDLSAESLRATLGMVTQDGHLFHDSVRANLLLARPSATEDELWDVLRRARLEDLVRSLPDGLDTVVGERGYRLSGGERQRMTIARLLLARQRVVILDEATAHLDNTSEAAVQEALTEALDGRTAVVIAHRLSTVRAADVILVVEAGRIVERGTHDELLVAEGRYAELYRTQFTNGRDGAPEIAVSEDAMAAEEAVA
- a CDS encoding methyltransferase — translated: MTTVDQAPPPPMRLRELVFGAACAAAVRAAARLGVADALDDTPMNVDDLAAAVKTQPQTLRRLLRALSCQGVFTELPDGTFAHTAMSRLLREDDPQSLRYIALWCTEPWTWNVWPKLDEAVRSGRNVFEEVYDREFFEYLNEEAPESAHVFNRAMTTSSEQSARDVANLLDMRGVSSVADIGGGQGQVVVSLLEKYPTMHGTLLDLPGVVENADPRLRKGGSLADRVRIVAGDCREDIPVQADMYIIKNILEWDDESTRRALSNVRKAARPGARVVVIENLVDDTPSMKFTTAMDLLLLLNVGGAKHTRKSMVDRLSDAGLVIGEVRPVNAYLHAFECTIPA